Below is a genomic region from Onychostoma macrolepis isolate SWU-2019 chromosome 15, ASM1243209v1, whole genome shotgun sequence.
TATCTCAATCTGAGTCTCAAgtaattcataaaatataagaaGCTTATGTTTGGTTCAGTGTAATGGTCAGCATTATTATGTGCTGCCCTCTAGCAGCAACATAAAtgtgtggctgctgtgtgtagGACATGTTTTGTGCCTTATCTCAAGATGGCAGTGAATCACACTGACTCTCTCACGAGAAGTGAAATCACAGTACACGCACTCCAGTCCATATTAAACTTGAGAACAccaaagcctgagttgacagaaagttgatgatcagcgtCATGCTACCAACAAAGCCAGATTGGATTGATTTGGTTTAGTCAGCTCGAAATTAATCCTGaaaccctgagtttgttcagctaccatcatggtacaagCCCCCagagcagtatttttttttattatggatggCACCATTTAGGTTAAACATGCAGAAATACTCCATACAAATGGTCTGTAATAACAGACAGTGATCACGTAacaaaaacagttactcacacctGTGTGGTGTGACATTACTGTCAGATCCAATATATTTGTCACAGCATCATCTTTTAGTGTTAATCTTTCTAATATCTTGCATCGAATtttgccttgtttgtaaacaaatacacagtaaaATGAAGTGACCAAAGGACTAAGTTCTTACTGACGTTGTctggaacttcattaaaaatggtTCATCCATTCTTTTCTAATGTTTAGATCAGAAGGAAGGCGATGCAAAGACTGTTTTTTCACAACTTGGCTACTATGAAGCCCTTAAAGGGATATGGCGTGGgaggaaaaatatttttctaatctTTGCATTCTATTGCAAAACTTTTGCCttccctcgagaaactttgcatttcctcccaatttttaaaaaaaaaattttctgcAAAGATTGTGTTCACACTAGCAAAACTTTTGCGTCCCCTCGCAAACATAtttgcattctctcgcaaaaccagtTTGGACAAacacttcctgtttactttgtaGCTTGCAGTGTTTCATACAGCCCAGTACGTACAATGGGACGGTTcacagagttttattttgaatttgggaTAGAGTATAAAGAAATAGTCAGTGCTTAGGCCTAGTTCAAGGCtgttgggacattctaaaaagCTTGATGTGGCTTgaacagtgacattggaggaccaaaatcagtattaattaatgtttttgtccattttttGAAGTATgctttatgaatttcttttgtattttgtataatgGCTAAACTGGAAAATTTCGATAGgcctaaattcacttttagTTTCGGGTTTTCATTACCATAGACTGACAGCAGTAGGCCTAGTAAAACTATCGCAAGAGCACAATTTTTCAATAATTATTATAGCCAGTCATCCAGATATGTTCAGGTCCTCGCCTACTGGCCATCGGGAGCACATTCTATGCGAGTAGTGGGCGGATCGCCGAAACGAGGGAGACCTCCCCGATATTAGgtgctgtttttaaatgacagCGCATGTGGAACCACAAAGTAGTGTCAAAGAAGTGTGGGATCAGTCTCCTTCACAGCGCCGCGCTTCGGCCACGATTTATAAGAGATAAACAGCGCGAGTCGCTTGATCCATTCAGATGTGACACAGAATTCTTATACAGTTGTGTGATATGAGAACATTAAATGTTCTGTAGTGATGCTGGCTGAAAACAGCCACGACAATGAGGTATATTGGAAAACGGCACTAGGCTTGTCAATTTGGCACCATAGTAATTTAACTTGAAGTTATTAACAAtgtttacaatttacaataatacaaataaaaccatttattataaatgctaCTGTTATTACATATTGGggaatattaaaattttatagaaggtgttttgttgtttcttcatgtttagtttttttaactacaaattttattgtttattattacttattatttattttaaaaaccataTAACCATGGTAAAATGAGGACCATGGTTTTACTTCTTGTGACCACCATCCTACTAATACTAGTCAGCTAAACTCTGGATTCTAAACAAGAACTTCTTTCTTTTTAGATGTTTAGctctaattaattttaattgaagtaaaatgttaattcaatAAGGGCCTGATTAAAGATAAATATCAGTGTCTTATATAAATTAggtgtttattatttacaaatattaaagttCTTAAAGGGaggttcacctaaaaatgaacgtAATTTTGAGGGGGCCCAGAATTCCTAGCGACAGCCCTGTATACAAATCCTCATTTTCACATATCAAAACACCCAGTTCCTGAAAAATAAATCGTTATCATTGACAACATTCATGTTACAGCTGTGATTTGACCGGTTCGCTAAGTGCATACACCCAAGTAAACACTACCTTTGCGTTGTGTACAGTGCATATGCCTAGGTCATTGCTTACTGTGTTTGCTTAGCAAGGTCTTGCAAGTAagtatatttgtgtgttttctgtgttcAACTCGACCAGGGTTCTCAATAGTAGTTTAGTTTCCCATTGAATTTCTCCTGTGAGGGAGTCCCAACTGTTAATTTGTTTTACTGTGGACATCTACGTATGGGTcagacaggtttggaacaacatggtgagtaaattgacagaattttatttttctttttttggtttaactattcctttaaagctcCTTCACCACCAGGTCTTGGTAATAAATGATTTAAGAATGTAATTTGAGTTCTTAATAGCAAGCCTGCTATGTGTGTGCAGTTTCAGTAGAGCTAATAGAGTGAATCTTCTTGcactttatttgttgtttgtttcgTTGTTTCGTATTTTCTTCATTTCAAAGTTTCAAGTAATACACATTCATTGACTCTTAGCTTTGAACTTATGCtctgatgctctgatgctcTTCAGCACAGCAACCTCAAATAAGAGAAATGAAACAAGGGTCTAAATTCTCAGAAGTCTGTGGAGTAAAACGTACTTCCTGTTGTTTTTTAGGCAGTTTATATCTCTGATTTGCATTAGAATTCAGTCAGTCACACATTCAGTCAGTCAAGACACATCAGtcacactggaaaaaaaaaggtAGGCTGTCTTTATACTTTGTTTAATTATTCAGAACATGATAAAATAAAGGGGAAATTTTCCTGATTATAAACATATGTTAATATTTCTATCTAAaagagaggtttttttttttttcgttaatAATGAGTAAACGTGATAAATGAGGCAATGCaatgcagttattttatatatttaaacacatCATCGGTTAATATCACACATTTGGGTAAAATCAATTTCCATTACATTTCTATCATCTATTGCTTATtgattattgcattatttcagaTATGTTTTATCTAGTGTGTGATTCATGTTAGATGCATATGTTTCACTTTTGGTtgaattattttcttattttctttggAAAGAATTATTTACTCTCATACATATTTCTAGAGAACtgaaaataattcataattgaTCTCCTAAGCGAGGCCCTATCTATCTTTTActtatccccccccccccccgttTGTCCACTATTGCTTGTGTCCTAGAAATCATATGCAGAAGCTAACCTTAGAATGGTGTTAGAATTGTACATACTTGTACAAACTGTCTGACTTATTAAATCTCATTGGTATTCTCTTTGAATTTGCTTCAtaatcattgttattattattcttatatcAGCAAATATCACTGGCCCACATCCTTTATTATCTGCTGATTGCATGTGCATCAGTATGGTCAAtaaagtatctttttttttatttatttttttatagcttttaaatttaaaattttcattttaatttccatattttttatttgttttatttttatatatttttgttgtatgtTCTTGTAATTTgtgaataacaaaaatatataaatatatttttgttttttttcaattaaactAAATGCAAATAAGATATGTCATAGAATGtggaaatgttgccatggccatgtgtgtgtgcatatgggtgtgtgtgtatatatatatatttacagtggggcaaaaaagtatttagtcagccaccaattatgcaagttctcccacttaaaaagatgagagaggcctgtaattttcatcataggtatacatCAACTATgaaagacaaaatgagaaaaaaaaaaatccagaaaatcacattgtaggatttttaaagaattaattggtaaattcctcggtaaaataagtatttggtcacctacaaacaagcaagatttctggctctcacagacctgtaacttcttctttaagaggctcctctgtcctccactcgttacctgtattaatggcatctgtttgaactcgttatcagtataaaagacacctgtccacaacctcaaacagtccaactccaaactccaccatggccaagaccaaggagctgtcaaaggacaccagaaacaaaattgtagacctgcaccaggctgggaagactgaatctgcaataggtaagcagcttggtgtgaagaaatcaactgtgggagcaattattagaaaatggaagacatacaagaccactgataatctccctcgatctggggctccacgcaagatctcaccccgtggggtcagaatgatcacaagaactgtgagcaaaaatcccagaaccacacgggggacctagtgaatgacctgcaaaggctaccatcagtaacacactgcgccgccagggactcaaatcctgcagtgccagacgtgtccccctgcttaagccagtacatgtccggcccgtctgaagtttgctagagagcatttggatgatccagaagaggattgggagaatcagatgaaaccaaaatagaactttttggtaaaaactcaacttgtcgtgtttggaggagaaagaatgctgagttgcatccaaagaacaccatacctactgtgaagcatgggggtggaaacatcatgctttggggctgtttttcttcaaagggaccaggacgactgatctgtgtaaatgaaagaatgaatggggccatgcatcgtgagattttgagtgaaaacctcctccatcagcaagggcattgaagatgaaacgtggctgggtctttcagcatgacagtgatctcaaacacaccgcccggcaacgaaggagtgacttcgtaagaagcatttcaaggtcctggagtggcctagccagtctcccgatctcaaccccatcgaaaatctttagagggagttgaaagtccgtgttgcccagcgacagtcccaaaacattactgctctagaggagatctgcatggaggaatggaccaaaataccagcaacagtatgtgaaaaccttgtgaagacagaaaacgtttgacctctgtcattgccaacaaagggtatataacaaagtattcaGATGAAAttttattgaccaaatacttattttccaccataatttgcaaataaattctttaaaaatcctacaatgtgattttctggatttttttttttctcattttgtctctcatagttgaggtatacctatgatgaaaattacaggcctctctcatctttttaagtgggagaacttgcgcaattggtggctgactaaatacttttttgccccactgtatatattaggggtgtcaacctTAACACGTTAactcatgcgattaatcaaaaaaatttaacgcgttaatattttttttaacgcaaattaatcgcttgataaggtttgaccccaacttcttcctgtcATCGCATCgcagaaggttatctatcattgtgtgatgagggtacagcgaaccagtgttgccagggcagcggcacaagtgggctattatgaaaatacagttgcgggaaaaattacagagccctGGGTTGCAGTTTTTTGGCCTATTTTTATAATGTGCCACGGccgcccaaggtgtatataggttgtaacatcaaacaacgtgagtttcagcagagcatacatgttaaggcttttacacagcagaaataaacatgacaacagccactatagattgtattagataataaacaaatgattacgataggatatttgtatgtgattttcttgaaagaatgtgtacatctgaaatgctaatttgtgcagcgatataaaaggctatacatagcatattttaacaatagtatacgaccaaattccacgtgatcgtaaaaggaagttattacaaacacttgatggtggtttgaagtgagttctgaataaaagtgtactattaatctcataaattgttttatgaagcatgatgctaatgctagctctaatgcacctgcagaacaggtccaattcttcttcataatgcattttgtcataatacttcatgtaaggtcgcaagaaaatgttttgttgtatttatttagaaatacttttgataatagttgggtaaatgtatactgggattgaagcgatgtggcttgttaaacgttttattgccagtataatggctgaataaaaacaaaagaataatgataaaaaaataataaggattatgtctcatacctggcggaagtgtgaaaggtttggtttccttaaactagtttgtcatgcatcttTATATCAACACGTTTACAGGTAAaacctagtattttaaatttgtgattaatcatgattaatcacagtccatgacagtccattgacagcactaatatatatatataatataatatattagtactattagtgctgtcaatcaataaaaaaaataactaattaatcacacattttttctgaaattaatcacgattaatcccaacactaaaaaaaaaaaaaaaaaatcattgcaataatttcacattcaatcttcaaattaatgtaatattgtaatatttttaatgtttgtataaTGACATCTTTTTTAAGACTGAaagccagtatcactgatactgATATCTCTATgaaattgtttttttccctgtaaTAATTACCCATTTTTTAGCCATTCAACATCAACAATAtcattgagagctatcaattttaacatttattagactacTTAATATAACCTCTAGTTTAAgggaacttaaaacaatcttcacataaacccctataataaatgttatatttagctacctgtgcccttcagcaagtaggaaatgtacagaagttgaataaagtcatcaaacaataaattttaaattaaatatagatggaTCCTTAAAGCTATACAAGTTAttaattttctctcttttatttattcattgttctttgattaacagacatcacaacagctgattattaaattattttggctgctattactttaagagctaCCACTGCTGAACATGATAAAGATTTGACACGCATCTCCCTCttctgacccacttcaggtcttaaagtctcaATGATGATGAGACTCAATGAGCTGACGAGATGAATCgggtgttagatgagggagacagtgctgggttGCTCCATGACAGTTTGGAAAACCACtgcagagacatgttcttaaatgaGACTCATATATaacaaacacatacatgcacagttttaaggcagctttaattgcctttttggcaacttcatgacttaactaCAACATAACCACGACATTGAATGCTTGAAGTTTCTTTTGcactttgatatgaaatgatacaggctacaTCATGCGCCAGCATATTTGTGCCTGCAATTGAAGAGCACACGCTACGAGCAGTATAACGGCTGAAAGGACAGGAAAATTCATTTTGACTGACATATGACCTGACAACATCTTGTCTGACCGCAGTTCACTGTTGTTCTACTGAAGCTTCCTCGTCACCTGTAGCTTTTCTTCGCACATTTGACTCGCGCCTGGTGTTGGGTTGAAGCTAGAGCGTCTGAAAGGTCTCCCAATTTATGTGGTTGTAAAGATTTTCTGTGTCTCAATAAACATGTCTTCAGCACTTGTGAGTCAAACCTGTGTCAATtacgttaaatatttttaatgtgttaaactgaaaaaataaattgcctgcgttaacgcgctaatttCAACAACACTTGTATGTATTGTATTTACATACATTGTATATGCAATTATTGTATATGCAAAGAAgtcaatattgtttttttctcttcagtTCATAGAGTCCAGGCCAGCATGGATGTATGGACAGGAGTTTTTCTCTTCTGGTTTCACAGTATGATTTTAAAGCTTTCTTTCCATACATTATATGAATAagtgatttttaattattttaatatatattttaatagaaataattatttctatttttattaaaatttttacttctttaaatgtattttttaaggaatattacaccccaaaattaaaatatactgttaatttactcagcttcaggccatccaagatgttggtgactttttttttcagtagaacagtaaagaagatttttagcttaACCCACGGTACTTGGTGTTTCATAATATGTAAGTCCATGGCTTTCAtcactttgagagtcaaaaaggCAGATACAAAAACACTAAATGAATCCCCACAACTCCTGAAGATATACTGAGACCTTATGAGGCAAAATGATCCGTGTGTgtaagaaactgaacattatttacaacattaataTCTAATCAAGCCCTAGGCAAATGGTCCTGCGGGCTCACACTCATTATGTACTGAACACTGTTcatatgaaacaaaaatatgttgtaaataatgttctgtTTCTTACACAAACTGGTCGTTTGCTTCATAAGGCTTTAATACATCATCAGGAGCCTCTTGGATTCGTTTAgttttttgtatctttttttgtgTCGGTAAGTAACGGGACTTGCTGACTAGCAAGtggacttgcattttatgaatcaccaaggactaCTGGGTTCAGCTAAAAAAAGATCTTTACTGATGTACTGAATACAGAAAGTCAcctgcatcttggatggcctgagggtgagtaaatcaactgcagattttcatttttgggtattCCTTTAACTTCAAAATCAGAATTATTCACTAATTTTATCTTTATTACTTTTCAGttatttgtgcaggtgtgtttgCTGATGTTTGGAAGGTGCATGTAGAGCCTGAAATGGAGGCTCTGGTGTCGTCTTGTGTCGTGTTGCCCTGTTCATTCAAATACCCTGCTCAACAACAACCCTCTGATCGTATTAGAGCTATGTGGCACATGAAGGACAACTGGGATGATATCATTTTTCACAAAGACTCTACAAGGGTTAAAGACAGTTTCAAGGATCGTACAAAACTGATTGGTTCACTGGGTAAATCCAACTGCTCCTTGGAGATTGATGAAGTCAAAAACCATGACAACGGCCCGTATTGTTTCAGGGTTGAATTAGAGACATCTCCCAAAGACAAGTACTCCTTTGTGGATAACTGTGTGTCACTTAAAATGATCGGTAAGTGTGCTTTTGAGCTCTCACCCTGTGTTTACAATACTTAAATAGcgtgcaaaataaaaaaacaacctcaatgtgaatcattcaaaatatattgaCAGAGCAAGCATCAAAACCAGACCTGCAGGCCGAGCAGTCTGTGCCGGAGGGTCAACCTGCAATCTTCAAATGCTCTGTCCGGCACACCTGTCCATCCCACCAGCCCACTCTCAGCTGGAGCCACACTGGAAAAATCATCATCAGCTACAAGGACATTGGTCATGGAAACTGGGAAGCAGAGTCTATCCTGACCTTCACCCCAACGAAAGAGGATGATCACTCCTCCATCACATGCACAGTCAAGCACCACGGGAATGTCAAGGGAGAAATAACAGCGACTCACCGTATCTTTGTGAAAGGTATACAATAAAACTCTTCTgtgtaaatactgtatatattggtagaaaatagtttttaagtgatttttaaatatatatattgtgtatttttacCAGAACAAGCAACTCTGAGCCACATCCTTATCCCAGCCATCTCTGGTCTTGGAGCTGCTCTTTTGGTTGGATTACTGTGTTTCTTCATTGTCAAGAGATACAAGTGAGTCTAGAActgatttatataaataaaatacatgtcagtgactaatattaaaaaaaacaaaaaacaaaaaaacaaacaatcttaaaaataatacacaCTTTGAAATGAAGATGATGTACAATTGAAGATTTCTATTAAAATACTGCACTTGAATGTGAGGATTTGAGAATGCAATTTGACACATTGCATGTttcagtaattttttatttatttatttatttaatgactcAAATCGTTCCCAGGAAGCGCATTGCAGATCTCCaatccagaaatgaaaatgggTGAGTATTAGCATCAGTTCTACCTGGGAAAATTATTGTACATCCGTCTGACtttaaaattcttttaaaattagGCTTTTTTGAGTCAATGCCAGTGAGCTTTGATACATATACAAGTATATACAATCACAACTTCGTTTTTCAACAGAAAATCAATAGACGATACATTGGAAAGAAATCTAAATTCACTGGGTCATTAATAcacattacaatataaaaaaaaaaaaaacattagtaaattatttttttctgttataaaAAGAGATAAAGACAGAGATATTAAACTGTCTATGATGGTGTGTTATTTTTGATGAGGTGGAGAGGGGAAGTACATTGTGTTTAAAGATGCTTACTGCTGATAAAAGCACACAAATGTTTTTCCAATGTCTAATAATACAGTTCTTAATTAGACTACGTTAAAATGTGATATAAGAAGCTATACATTAACAATgtaaatgaaagtaaaaatcATCATAATTGTTTCACTAAAGATGATAATCTGAagtcttaaatattttttttgtttttgttttagcgTGTGGGGTCGACTTTCAAGACTATCTCGCAGGTAATTAGAAtactttttttctgcattgcATCGTCCAATCTGCATCAGTTATGAATGAAATTGCCATTCTTCTATGCGATCACCAGGTTTCGTTCAGGTGATGGCAGCAGTGGTCCAGGTGGCAGAGAGCAGAGGCAAGTACACAATAGCTTCTGATGCGTTCTTCTGCAACAAACCAGGACAACCAGATCCTCTGGTGGAAATATAATAAATCTATGGCATGTTTTGGATTTTAGTTATGGTTGTTTTTTATACAAAGACATAGTTATGTGttatgtttaaaaattattagcaggaattgaaggtgtaGGACACAACTATTATTTTAGATTAATCTGTTCAGCATGTTCAGATGCAGtgaatttgtttatatataaaaatttagtttttttctgatgACAGGTGGTTAGGGGGAGTGAGTAAAAATTTGAtgtaaatttgatcaaatatgcCATTAATTGCTTTTTACTTTGACATGTTGTAATTTTCAAAAGTAATAGCACTTGAAGTTTAGTATTATATCCCATGTCTGTGGAATGAATATATTTCTtgtcaattacattttattataaacatactgttAATGCCTGTAACTTTTTGTGTCTTATTTGTGAGCAAAGCTGTGTATAACAGCAGAAAGTTTgctttatcaaaaaaaaaaaaaaaaaaagtctgttgCGTGTTGTTTACAGTATCTTTAGTTTTTGAAAAAGTCCCCACAGTGCTTTTTCTAAAGAAGTCTATTCAGCACAGAATCTTCAGTTTGTTCATAAGCAACTAAGACAGCATTAGTTTTTAAATAGAGATAGAAATGTTTCACTACCGTTTCACCAGCTGTTAAATTAACGCTTATCAGTGTCTATCAGTGTAGCTGTGGGTGGTGGCTGTCAAACATTAATCAGTAAATGACGATatgactaaattaaatatataaaaatgtgtttttctcatttgcatttttCTGTTCCTGTTTTTGATTTAGGAGGTCTATTTGGAGTAGATTTTCAAGGTACCCACACACTGCCTTACCAGCCTGTTAAGCACATCATCTTACTTGTGTCATTGCAAAGACTAAGCTTTCTTTTTGAGCCTGCTATCTGCTTCTCGtctgaaacacaaattaaaacattcaaatgaaGTGACTATTGTGTTCTTATGTTAATATTATGGGATTATGTTCAAGTTAGTCGTTCAAAACATGGTCAATATGATACAGTTTGTAGCCCAATGTTGTTATACctgtaaaaaatgtaactgAAAACACTTGTcacagaaatatacattttgctgatcCTAAAGACTTAAAGTATCTATTTTTCCTTCATTTTAAAGGAGAGGCCAAGGGCATCAAATTGACAGTAATTTTGACAGCAAGTAAGTATCTGAATGTTGAAtgattatttgtatatattattatttatatttcatttttttaaggaTTGTTTGTTACTTCCACTGTGTTATGGACAGTTACTTCCatatacttaatatttttctcaTGTTTTACTGGAGTATGACAGAGGTTTCTGAATCTTAACAGGGCAAACAACGTATGTACAGTGTCAGGAAACAAGCCTTTCTCCAAGGCTCGAGTGCCATCACCAAAGAGGTACAGAGCTCATGTAATTTCTTACTGATTGCCTAGATTCATTGCATTGAATGTCTCATGTCTGTACTCAGTTCTCATTCTCTTTGCTACAACAGTCCTATATTGTGTGTaatttgatttttataaatgttttattgtagtTACATTTAGAATGGCTTTGCATccctggatggatggatgaatgaatgaatgaatggatggatggatggatggttggatgaatgaatgaatgaatgaatgaatgaatgaatgaatgaatgaatgaatgaatgcttttgttaagtgaaaaatgtattttttttatttatttttttaaacaaaccaaCTGCTGTaatcaatgtatttatttacaaattctTTTTCCACATGATTCACCTCAGTGAGGCCAAATCCCATTCTGTGAGTGTATACTTTATCATACTATCATGTGAAAATCTTTTTAGGATCATTAACATCTGTTGTTTAGTGCTTGATTTCTTGATAGTCATACATTTTATCTCATAACTGAAATTTGTCATTTCCTATTAAATCTGACTTCTGTATCTCTGTTTTCTGTTGCAATTTTCCATGAAGAGTCACAATTATGATGATGATTACACCAACATGGCGGACCTCAACTTATATGGAAATATCTGATGAAAATAgcacattt
It encodes:
- the LOC131554085 gene encoding myeloid cell surface antigen CD33 isoform X1; this encodes MYCIYIHCICNYCICKEVNIVFFSSVHRVQASMDVWTGVFLFWFHIICAGVFADVWKVHVEPEMEALVSSCVVLPCSFKYPAQQQPSDRIRAMWHMKDNWDDIIFHKDSTRVKDSFKDRTKLIGSLGKSNCSLEIDEVKNHDNGPYCFRVELETSPKDKYSFVDNCVSLKMIEQASKPDLQAEQSVPEGQPAIFKCSVRHTCPSHQPTLSWSHTGKIIISYKDIGHGNWEAESILTFTPTKEDDHSSITCTVKHHGNVKGEITATHRIFVKEQATLSHILIPAISGLGAALLVGLLCFFIVKRYKKRIADLQSRNENGVWGRLSRLSRRFRSGDGSSGPGGREQRRSIWSRFSRRGQGHQIDSNFDSKANNVCTVSGNKPFSKARVPSPKSEAKSHSSHNYDDDYTNMADLNLYGNI
- the LOC131554085 gene encoding sialic acid-binding Ig-like lectin 14 isoform X2, with the translated sequence MDVWTGVFLFWFHIICAGVFADVWKVHVEPEMEALVSSCVVLPCSFKYPAQQQPSDRIRAMWHMKDNWDDIIFHKDSTRVKDSFKDRTKLIGSLGKSNCSLEIDEVKNHDNGPYCFRVELETSPKDKYSFVDNCVSLKMIEQASKPDLQAEQSVPEGQPAIFKCSVRHTCPSHQPTLSWSHTGKIIISYKDIGHGNWEAESILTFTPTKEDDHSSITCTVKHHGNVKGEITATHRIFVKEQATLSHILIPAISGLGAALLVGLLCFFIVKRYKKRIADLQSRNENGVWGRLSRLSRRFRSGDGSSGPGGREQRRSIWSRFSRRGQGHQIDSNFDSKANNVCTVSGNKPFSKARVPSPKSEAKSHSSHNYDDDYTNMADLNLYGNI